A DNA window from Scomber japonicus isolate fScoJap1 chromosome 14, fScoJap1.pri, whole genome shotgun sequence contains the following coding sequences:
- the gpr137ba gene encoding G protein-coupled receptor 137Ba gives MEALVEENEPSPMDQPMPLPTLSPAVPPYVTLGLTVVYTVFYSLLFIFIYVQLWLVLRYRHKRFSYQTVFLFLCLLWSALRTVLFSFYFKNFITANTLGPFPFWLLYCFPVCLQFFTLSLMNLYFAQVIFKAKSKYAPELLRYRLPLYLLFLFISLVFLVVNLVCALLVRMSSAEAHTIVLVRVAINDTLFVLCAISLSLCLYKIAKMSLANIYLESKGTSVCQVTVIGAIVILLYASRACYNLVVLGLSNKSINAFDYDWYNVSDQADLQSTLGDTGYVVFGVILFVWELLPTSLVVFFFRVRQPNLDRSGSGLPGHVFSSRAYFFDNPRRYDSDDDLAWSVMPQNIQASLAADSYEWGSQSSGISAYIGGDESYHLPPPPSEELSHY, from the exons ATGGAGGCCCTGGTGGAGGAAAATGAGCCGTCGCCGATGGACCAGCCCATGCCTCTGCCTACTCTCAGCCCGGCCGTACCCCCTTACGTCACTTTGGGCCTGACAGTGGTGTACACCGTCTTCTATTCCctgctcttcatcttcatctacGTGCAGCTCTGGCTGGTCCTGCGGTACCGACACAAGCGCTTCAGCTACCAGACTgtgttcctgttcctgtgcCTGCTGTGGTCGGCCCTGCGCACCGTGCTCTTCTCCTTTTATTTCAAGAACTTTATCACAGCCAATACTTTGGGGCCCTTTCCATTTTGGCTGCTCTACTGCTTCCCCGTTTGCCTGCAGTTCTTCACACTCAGTCTCATGAACCTTTACTTTGCACAg GTCATTTTCAAAGCAAAGTCAAAATATGCACCAGAGCTTTTGAGATACAG GCTGCCGCTGTACCTGCTCTTCCTGTTTATCAGCCTGGTGTTTTTAGTTGTGAACTTAGTGTGCGCCCTCCTGGTGAGGATGTCCTCTGCAGAAGCTCACACCATTGTGCTGGTTAGGGTCGCGATCAACGACACGCTGTTTGTCCTGTGTGCCATCTCGCTCTCCCTTTGTCTGTATAAGATTGCCAAGATGTCACTGGCCAACATTTACCTGGAATCCAAG GGAACGTCAGTGTGCCAGGTGACGGTTATAGGAGCCATCGTCATCCTCCTGTATGCATCCAGGGCCTGCTACAATCTGGTTGTCCTGGGACTCTCAAACAAGAGTATTAACGCCTTTGACTATGACTGGTACAACGTTTCAGACCAG gcaGATTTACAGTCGACATTGGGCGACACGGGCTACGTCGTCTTCGGGGTGATCTTGTTTGTGTGGGAACTGCTCCCAACTTCTCTTGTAGTTTTCTTCTTCAGAGTTCGGCAACCCAACCTAGACAGA AGTGGCTCTGGGCTTCCTGGTCATGTCTTCTCCTCTAGGGCTTATTTTTTTGACAACCCACGTCGTTATGACAGTGACGATGACCTGGCATGGAGTGTCATGCCTCAGAATATCCAAGCcag TTTGGCGGCAGACAGTTACGAGTGGGGAAGCCAAAGCAGCGGCATCAGTGCCTACATCGGAGGGGACGAGAGTtaccacctccctcctcctccttcagagGAGCTCAGCCATTACTGA